Proteins from a genomic interval of Streptococcus sp. D7B5:
- a CDS encoding acylphosphatase, producing the protein MQKVRMIAQGRVQGVGFRWGVVTLALEIGGITGRVWNNDDGTVEILAQADSSATMAKFIQEIRKGPTPFSKVTYLDVQMSNFSSYSDFKVAN; encoded by the coding sequence ATGCAAAAGGTTAGAATGATTGCCCAAGGCAGGGTGCAGGGTGTTGGTTTTCGTTGGGGTGTTGTTACTTTAGCTCTTGAAATCGGTGGCATCACTGGTCGTGTCTGGAATAACGACGATGGCACAGTGGAAATTCTTGCTCAGGCAGACTCCTCTGCCACTATGGCAAAATTTATCCAAGAAATCCGAAAAGGTCCGACACCTTTTTCAAAAGTTACCTATCTAGATGTACAAATGAGCAACTTTTCATCCTATTCGGACTTCAAAGTCGCAAATTAG
- a CDS encoding Bax inhibitor-1/YccA family protein, translated as MNQTIIQERSGLNQFYAKVYAFVGLGIGLSALVSALMLTVFQSQLVYFLMHGRLWLMIATFAELALVFVASSMAAKNSPAALPVFLVYSVLNGFTLSFVVAFYTPGTVLSAFVSSALLFFVMAAIGIFTKKDLSGIGRALMAALVGLIIAMVVNLFLANSFFDYMISIAMVLVFSGLIAWDNQKIRYVYEQSRGQVATGWVISMALSIYLDFINLFLSILRIFGRND; from the coding sequence ATGAATCAAACGATTATTCAAGAACGTTCAGGTCTCAATCAATTTTACGCTAAGGTTTATGCCTTTGTGGGACTTGGGATTGGTCTATCAGCTCTCGTGTCAGCTTTGATGTTGACAGTCTTTCAGTCCCAATTGGTCTACTTTTTAATGCATGGCCGTCTCTGGTTGATGATTGCAACTTTCGCAGAACTTGCTCTAGTCTTTGTTGCAAGTAGCATGGCTGCAAAAAATAGCCCAGCAGCTCTCCCAGTATTTTTAGTTTATTCTGTTTTAAATGGTTTTACCCTTAGCTTTGTCGTAGCTTTCTATACGCCGGGAACAGTTTTGTCAGCCTTTGTATCCAGTGCCCTACTCTTCTTTGTCATGGCGGCAATCGGAATTTTCACCAAGAAAGATTTGAGTGGAATAGGCCGAGCTTTGATGGCAGCGCTTGTTGGTCTCATCATTGCCATGGTTGTGAATCTATTTTTAGCCAATAGTTTCTTTGACTACATGATTAGTATTGCCATGGTCTTGGTTTTCTCAGGTTTGATTGCTTGGGACAACCAAAAGATTCGCTATGTTTATGAGCAGTCACGAGGACAAGTAGCGACAGGATGGGTCATCTCAATGGCGCTCAGCATCTATCTAGACTTTATCAACCTCTTCCTTAGCATCTTACGTATCTTTGGTCGAAACGATTAA
- the asnA gene encoding aspartate--ammonia ligase, with the protein MKKSFIHQQEEISFVKNTFTQYLKDKLEVVEVQGPILSKVGDGMQDNLSGVENPVSVKVLQIPDETYEVVHSLAKWKRHTLARFGFGEGEGLFVHMKALRPDEDSLDATHSVYVDQWDWEKVIPNGQRNIAYLKETVEKIYKAIRLTELAVEARYDIESILPKQITFIHTEELVERYPDLTPKERENAICKEFGAVFLIGIGGELPDGKPHDGRAPDYDDWTTESENGYKGLNGDILVWNESLGCAFELSSMGIRVDEDTLRRQVALTGDEDRLELEWHKALLNGLFPLTIGGGIGQSRMAMFLLRKKHIGEVQTSVWPQEVRDTYENIL; encoded by the coding sequence ATGAAGAAAAGTTTTATTCATCAACAAGAAGAAATTTCCTTTGTCAAAAACACTTTTACCCAGTATTTGAAAGATAAGTTAGAAGTTGTTGAAGTTCAAGGTCCTATCTTGAGCAAGGTCGGGGATGGGATGCAGGACAACCTGTCAGGTGTCGAAAATCCAGTATCTGTCAAGGTTTTGCAGATTCCAGATGAAACCTATGAAGTCGTTCACTCACTGGCCAAATGGAAACGCCACACCTTAGCCCGTTTTGGTTTCGGTGAAGGTGAAGGTCTGTTTGTTCACATGAAGGCCCTTCGTCCAGACGAAGATTCGCTCGACGCGACCCACTCAGTTTATGTGGACCAGTGGGACTGGGAGAAGGTTATCCCAAATGGTCAACGCAATATCGCCTATCTCAAAGAAACTGTTGAGAAGATTTACAAGGCTATTCGTCTGACAGAGCTAGCCGTAGAAGCCCGCTACGATATCGAATCCATCTTGCCAAAACAAATCACCTTCATTCACACAGAAGAGTTGGTGGAACGCTATCCAGATTTAACACCGAAAGAGCGTGAAAATGCGATCTGTAAAGAGTTTGGTGCAGTCTTCTTGATTGGTATTGGTGGAGAGTTGCCTGACGGAAAACCTCATGACGGCCGTGCACCTGACTACGATGACTGGACTACAGAGTCTGAGAATGGCTACAAGGGACTAAATGGAGATATCCTAGTATGGAACGAATCTCTTGGCTGTGCCTTTGAGCTTTCCTCAATGGGGATTCGGGTAGATGAAGACACCCTTCGTCGCCAAGTGGCCCTTACAGGAGACGAAGATCGTCTGGAGTTGGAATGGCATAAAGCCCTGCTCAACGGCCTTTTCCCATTGACAATCGGTGGAGGGATTGGACAGTCTCGGATGGCCATGTTCCTTCTTCGTAAGAAACACATCGGAGAGGTTCAGACTAGTGTTTGGCCGCAAGAAGTCCGCGACACTTATGAAAATATCTTGTAG
- a CDS encoding thiamine diphosphokinase has protein sequence MNECKRSENNWTRVAVFAGGDRGHYRTDFDCFVGVDRGSLWVLEEDLPLALAVGDFDSVTADERQLIQKRAQHFVQAQPEKDDTDLELALLTIFEKNPQAQVTIFGALGGRIDHMLANVFLPSNPKLAPYMRQIAIEDGQNLLSYCPEGTSQLEPRSDYDYLAFMPVRDSQLAIIGAKYELTEENFFFKKVYASNEYIDREVSVTCPDGYVVVLHSKDRR, from the coding sequence ATGAACGAGTGCAAACGCTCAGAAAACAACTGGACTAGGGTTGCTGTTTTTGCAGGTGGAGACCGTGGCCATTATCGGACGGATTTTGATTGCTTTGTCGGTGTGGATCGCGGCTCGCTCTGGGTCTTGGAAGAAGACTTGCCTCTGGCTCTAGCAGTTGGGGATTTTGATTCGGTGACTGCAGACGAACGTCAGTTGATTCAAAAACGTGCCCAACATTTTGTTCAAGCCCAGCCAGAAAAGGATGATACGGATCTGGAACTAGCACTTTTAACGATTTTTGAAAAAAATCCTCAAGCCCAAGTGACCATTTTTGGGGCTTTGGGTGGTCGGATTGACCATATGCTGGCCAATGTTTTTCTGCCTAGCAATCCCAAGTTGGCACCCTATATGCGCCAGATAGCGATTGAGGATGGGCAAAACTTGCTTAGCTATTGTCCAGAAGGGACCAGTCAGCTTGAACCGCGTTCAGACTATGACTATCTAGCCTTTATGCCCGTGAGGGATAGTCAGTTGGCCATTATCGGTGCCAAGTACGAATTGACTGAGGAAAATTTTTTCTTTAAAAAAGTGTACGCTTCTAACGAATATATAGATAGGGAAGTTTCGGTGACTTGCCCAGATGGCTATGTAGTCGTACTGCATAGCAAGGACAGGAGATAG
- a CDS encoding 3'-5' exoribonuclease YhaM family protein → MKISHMKKDELFEGFYLIKSADLRQTRAGKNYLAFTFQDDSGEIEGKLWDAQPHNVEAFTAGKVVHMQGRREVYNNTPQVNQITLRLPQPGEPNDPADFKVKSPVDVKEIRDYMSQMIFKIENPVWQRIVRSLYTKYDKEFYSYPAAKTNHHAFETGLAYHTATMVRLADAISEIYPQLNKSLLYAGIMLHDLAKVIELTGPDQTEYTVRGNLLGHIALIDSEITKTVMELGIDDTREEVVLLRHVILSHHGLLEYGSPVRPRIMEAEIIHMIDNLDASMMMMTTALALVDKGEMTNKIFAMDNRSFYKPDLD, encoded by the coding sequence ATGAAGATTAGTCACATGAAAAAAGATGAGCTGTTTGAAGGTTTTTACCTGATTAAGTCAGCTGACCTAAGACAGACGCGTGCTGGGAAAAACTACCTAGCCTTTACCTTCCAAGACGATAGCGGCGAGATTGAGGGGAAACTATGGGATGCCCAACCTCATAACGTTGAGGCCTTTACCGCTGGGAAGGTGGTCCACATGCAGGGACGTCGAGAAGTGTACAATAATACTCCTCAAGTCAATCAAATTACTCTCCGCTTGCCTCAGCCTGGGGAACCCAATGATCCAGCTGACTTCAAGGTCAAGTCACCAGTTGATGTCAAGGAAATCCGTGACTACATGTCGCAAATGATTTTCAAGATTGAAAATCCTGTCTGGCAGCGTATCGTTCGTAGTCTCTACACCAAGTATGATAAGGAATTCTACTCCTATCCGGCTGCCAAGACCAACCACCACGCCTTTGAAACGGGTTTGGCCTATCATACAGCAACCATGGTGCGCTTAGCAGATGCCATTAGTGAGATCTATCCTCAGCTCAACAAGAGCCTCCTCTATGCCGGGATTATGCTGCATGATTTGGCTAAGGTTATTGAGTTGACGGGACCAGACCAGACGGAGTATACAGTACGAGGCAATCTCCTTGGACATATCGCCCTTATCGATAGCGAAATCACTAAGACAGTCATGGAACTGGGCATCGATGATACTAGAGAAGAAGTGGTGCTACTGCGCCATGTCATTCTCAGTCATCATGGTCTCCTAGAGTATGGTAGTCCTGTCCGTCCACGCATTATGGAGGCAGAGATTATTCATATGATCGATAATCTCGATGCCAGCATGATGATGATGACAACAGCTCTTGCTTTGGTGGATAAAGGAGAAATGACCAACAAAATCTTCGCCATGGACAATCGTTCCTTCTATAAACCAGATTTAGATTAA
- the purR gene encoding pur operon repressor, which yields MKLRRSDRMVVISNYLINNPYKLTSLNTFAEKYESAKSSISEDIVIIKRAFEEIEIGHIQTVTGAGGGVIFTPSISSHEAKEMIADLRDKLSESDRILPGGYIYLSDLLSTPAILKNIGRIIAKSFMDQKIDAVMTVATKGVPLANAVANVLNVPFVIVRRDLKITEGSTVSVNYVSGSSGDRIEKMFLSKRSLKAGSRVLIVDDFLKGGGTVNGMISLLREFDSELAGVAVFADNAQEEREKQFDYKSLLKVTNIDVKNQSIDVEIGNIFDEDK from the coding sequence ATGAAATTAAGAAGAAGTGATCGGATGGTTGTCATTTCCAACTATTTGATTAATAATCCATACAAACTAACCAGTCTCAACACCTTTGCAGAAAAGTACGAATCTGCTAAATCCTCTATCTCAGAGGATATCGTGATTATCAAGCGTGCCTTTGAGGAAATCGAAATCGGCCATATTCAGACTGTGACTGGAGCAGGTGGTGGCGTTATCTTTACACCATCAATTTCGAGTCATGAAGCCAAAGAAATGATCGCAGACTTGCGTGACAAACTTTCAGAAAGCGACCGTATCTTGCCAGGTGGCTACATTTACCTGTCTGATTTGCTTAGTACGCCTGCCATTTTGAAAAATATTGGGCGTATCATTGCCAAGAGCTTTATGGACCAAAAAATCGATGCCGTTATGACAGTAGCAACAAAAGGTGTGCCACTCGCAAATGCAGTTGCCAATGTCCTCAACGTTCCATTTGTCATTGTGCGTCGTGACTTGAAAATTACCGAAGGTTCAACGGTCAGCGTCAACTATGTTTCAGGTTCCAGTGGTGACCGCATTGAGAAAATGTTCCTTTCAAAACGCAGTCTCAAGGCAGGCAGTCGTGTCTTGATTGTGGATGACTTCTTGAAAGGCGGCGGAACTGTCAACGGGATGATTAGTCTCTTGCGTGAATTCGATTCTGAACTAGCTGGTGTCGCAGTCTTTGCAGACAATGCCCAAGAAGAACGTGAAAAGCAGTTTGATTACAAGTCACTCTTGAAGGTTACCAATATTGATGTTAAGAACCAATCCATTGATGTTGAGATTGGAAATATCTTTGACGAAGACAAATAA
- the pflA gene encoding pyruvate formate-lyase-activating protein, with amino-acid sequence MSEETIDYGQVTGMVHSTESFGAVDGPGIRFIVFLQGCHMRCQYCHNPDTWAMETNKSRERTVDDVLTEALRYRGFWGDKGGITVSGGEALLQIDFLIALFTKAKEKGIHCTLDTCALPFRNKPRYLEKFNKLMAVTDLVLLDIKEINEEQHKIVTSQTNKNILACAQYLSDIGKPVWIRHVLVPGLTDRDDDLIELGKFVKTLKNVDKFEILPYHTMGEFKWRELGIPYSLEGVKPPTADRVKNAKELMDTESYQDYMKRVHG; translated from the coding sequence ATGTCTGAAGAAACAATTGACTATGGACAAGTGACAGGAATGGTGCATTCGACAGAGAGTTTTGGGGCGGTAGATGGCCCTGGGATTCGGTTTATTGTCTTTTTGCAGGGCTGTCACATGCGTTGCCAGTACTGTCATAACCCCGACACATGGGCTATGGAGACCAATAAATCACGCGAACGGACAGTAGACGATGTCTTGACAGAAGCCCTTCGATACCGTGGTTTCTGGGGAGACAAGGGAGGAATCACTGTTAGTGGTGGAGAAGCCCTCTTACAGATTGATTTCCTAATTGCCCTCTTTACCAAGGCCAAGGAAAAAGGAATCCACTGTACCTTGGATACCTGTGCCCTTCCGTTCCGTAATAAACCACGTTATCTCGAAAAGTTTAATAAACTCATGGCAGTGACAGACTTGGTTCTCCTGGATATCAAGGAAATCAACGAAGAACAGCATAAGATTGTTACAAGCCAAACTAATAAAAACATCTTGGCCTGTGCCCAGTACCTATCAGATATCGGGAAGCCTGTTTGGATTCGTCACGTGCTGGTTCCGGGATTGACAGACAGAGATGACGACTTGATCGAACTCGGTAAATTCGTTAAAACCCTCAAAAATGTTGACAAGTTTGAAATCTTGCCTTATCACACCATGGGTGAGTTCAAGTGGCGTGAACTTGGAATTCCTTATTCGCTTGAAGGGGTCAAACCTCCAACAGCAGATCGTGTCAAGAATGCCAAGGAATTGATGGATACAGAAAGTTACCAAGACTACATGAAACGTGTTCATGGATAA
- a CDS encoding diaminopimelate decarboxylase, protein MKTPFISREDLETIVAEFPTPFHLYDEKGIREKARAVNQAFSWNKGFKEYFAVKATPTPAILKILQEEGCGVDCSSYVELLMSHKLDFPGSEIMFSSNNTPDQEYAYARELGATINLDAFEDIEHLERAAGIPEIISCRYNPGGVFELGTDIMDNPGEAKFGMTKDQLFEAFAVLKEKGAKTFGIHSFLASNTVTHLYYPELARQLFELAVEIKEKLGISLDFINLSGGIGVNYHPDQEPNDIAVIGEGVRKVYEEVLTPAGLGQVKIFTELGRFMLAPHGALVTRVTHKKKTYRTYLGVDASAVNLMRPAMYGAYHHITNLTHPDGPIEVVDVVGSLCENNDKFAVNRELPHTEIGDLLVIHDTGAHGFSMGYQYNAKLRSAEILYTEEGKARQIRRAERPEDYFATLYGFDFESDH, encoded by the coding sequence ATGAAAACACCATTTATCAGCCGTGAAGATTTAGAAACAATTGTTGCAGAGTTCCCGACTCCCTTTCACTTGTATGATGAGAAGGGGATTCGTGAAAAAGCAAGAGCAGTCAACCAGGCCTTTTCCTGGAATAAGGGCTTTAAAGAATATTTTGCCGTCAAGGCCACTCCAACCCCAGCCATCTTGAAAATCCTCCAAGAGGAAGGTTGTGGTGTGGACTGTTCTAGTTACGTGGAGCTCTTGATGAGCCATAAACTGGATTTCCCCGGTTCTGAAATCATGTTCTCTTCTAACAATACCCCAGACCAAGAGTACGCTTATGCGCGTGAATTAGGTGCGACCATTAACTTGGATGCCTTTGAAGATATTGAACATCTGGAGCGAGCGGCAGGCATTCCAGAAATCATCTCTTGTCGTTACAATCCTGGCGGTGTTTTTGAACTGGGAACAGATATTATGGACAATCCTGGAGAAGCCAAGTTTGGCATGACCAAGGATCAGCTTTTTGAAGCCTTTGCGGTTTTGAAGGAAAAAGGAGCCAAGACATTTGGGATTCACTCTTTCCTAGCATCCAATACCGTCACCCATCTCTACTACCCAGAGTTGGCGCGTCAGCTTTTTGAATTAGCCGTTGAAATTAAGGAAAAGTTGGGTATTTCGCTAGACTTTATCAATCTTTCCGGCGGTATTGGTGTCAACTATCACCCAGACCAGGAGCCAAATGACATCGCTGTGATTGGTGAAGGAGTGCGTAAGGTTTATGAAGAAGTTCTTACACCAGCAGGACTTGGTCAGGTTAAGATTTTCACCGAATTGGGCCGCTTTATGTTAGCCCCTCACGGAGCTCTCGTCACAAGAGTCACTCATAAGAAAAAAACCTATCGTACCTATCTGGGTGTGGATGCATCAGCAGTCAACCTCATGCGTCCAGCCATGTATGGAGCCTACCACCATATCACCAATCTGACCCATCCAGATGGACCTATTGAGGTGGTAGATGTGGTTGGTTCACTCTGTGAAAACAATGATAAATTTGCAGTGAATCGCGAGCTACCTCATACAGAAATCGGTGATTTGCTAGTGATTCATGATACAGGTGCACATGGATTCTCCATGGGTTACCAGTACAATGCCAAACTACGCTCGGCAGAAATCCTCTATACCGAAGAAGGAAAAGCCCGCCAAATCCGCCGTGCAGAGCGCCCTGAGGACTATTTTGCAACCTTGTATGGTTTTGATTTTGAATCGGATCATTAA
- the coaD gene encoding pantetheine-phosphate adenylyltransferase has translation MSDKIGLFTGSFDPMTNGHLDIIERASKLFDKLYVGVFYNPHKQGFLPVENRKRAVEKAVAHLDNVEVLASHDQLVVDVAKRLGAKTLVRGLRNTTDLQYESSFDYYNHQLAPEIETIYLYSRPEHLYISSSAVRELLKFGQEIQQYVPNSVVEELEHEEKN, from the coding sequence ATGTCAGATAAAATTGGATTATTTACAGGTTCATTTGATCCGATGACAAATGGACATCTGGATATCATTGAACGTGCCAGCAAACTCTTTGATAAGCTCTATGTCGGGGTGTTCTACAATCCCCACAAACAAGGCTTTCTCCCTGTTGAAAACCGTAAACGAGCAGTCGAAAAAGCGGTGGCGCATTTAGATAATGTAGAGGTGCTGGCTTCTCATGACCAACTAGTCGTCGATGTTGCAAAAAGACTGGGTGCTAAGACCCTTGTCCGTGGCTTGCGAAATACCACCGACTTGCAATATGAGTCTAGTTTTGATTACTACAATCATCAACTGGCTCCAGAAATCGAAACCATTTACCTATATAGCCGCCCAGAGCATCTTTATATCAGCTCTTCGGCCGTGAGAGAACTTCTGAAGTTTGGTCAGGAGATTCAGCAATATGTCCCAAATAGTGTTGTGGAGGAATTAGAACATGAAGAAAAAAACTAG
- the yidC gene encoding membrane protein insertase YidC produces the protein MKSIKRFALSAMGVAMLLVLTGCVQVDKATGQPTGLIWNTIGAPMAEAIKYFATDKGLGFGVAIIIVTIIVRLIILPLGIYQSWKATLHSEKMNALKHVLEPHQTRLKEATTQEEKLEAQQALFAAQKEHGISMFGGVGCFPILIQMPFFSAIYFAAQYTDGVASSTFLGIDLGSPSLLLVAFAGILYYLQSLLSLHGVEDEMQRDQLKRMIYVSPLMIVVFSLFAPASVTLYWVVGGFMMILQQFIVNYVVRPKLRKKVREEFAKNPPKASSFSTGGGRKDVTPNQATAIMTNKKHKKRNAGKQHSRK, from the coding sequence TTGAAATCTATTAAACGTTTTGCCCTCTCTGCTATGGGAGTGGCTATGCTACTCGTCTTGACAGGCTGTGTCCAAGTAGACAAAGCAACAGGACAACCTACAGGATTGATTTGGAATACCATCGGAGCACCTATGGCTGAAGCCATCAAATACTTCGCTACTGATAAAGGTCTAGGCTTTGGTGTGGCTATCATTATCGTAACCATTATCGTGCGCTTGATTATCTTGCCACTTGGTATCTACCAATCATGGAAGGCAACGCTTCACTCTGAAAAGATGAATGCCCTCAAACATGTCCTTGAGCCACATCAAACACGCCTTAAAGAGGCAACAACTCAAGAAGAAAAATTAGAAGCCCAACAAGCTCTCTTTGCAGCTCAGAAAGAACACGGCATCAGCATGTTCGGTGGTGTAGGATGTTTCCCTATCCTCATTCAAATGCCTTTCTTCTCTGCTATCTACTTTGCAGCCCAATACACTGATGGAGTAGCTAGCTCTACCTTCTTGGGTATCGATCTTGGTTCACCAAGTCTGCTCCTTGTCGCTTTCGCTGGTATCCTCTACTATCTCCAATCACTCCTCTCACTTCATGGAGTAGAAGACGAGATGCAAAGAGATCAACTAAAAAGAATGATTTACGTGAGTCCACTCATGATTGTCGTCTTCTCCCTCTTCGCACCAGCCAGTGTGACGCTTTACTGGGTTGTCGGTGGTTTCATGATGATTCTCCAACAGTTCATCGTTAACTATGTTGTTCGTCCAAAACTTCGCAAAAAAGTTCGTGAAGAATTTGCCAAAAATCCACCAAAAGCAAGTTCATTTTCAACTGGAGGCGGACGCAAAGATGTCACTCCAAACCAAGCAACTGCGATTATGACTAATAAGAAACATAAAAAACGCAATGCTGGTAAACAACATTCTAGAAAATAA
- the rsmD gene encoding 16S rRNA (guanine(966)-N(2))-methyltransferase RsmD → MKIVSGIYGGRPLKTLEGKTTRPTSDKVRGAIFNMIGPYFEGGRVLDLYAGSGGLSIEAVSRGMSSAVLVERERKAQAIIAENIQMTKEVSKFQLLKMEAERALEQVNGPFDLVFLDPPYAKEQIVADIEKMAERNLFSEEVMVVCETDKSVELPEEIACLGIWKEKIYGISKVTVYVR, encoded by the coding sequence ATGAAAATCGTATCAGGAATCTATGGAGGGCGTCCTCTCAAGACGCTAGAAGGCAAGACGACGAGGCCGACATCTGATAAGGTGAGAGGAGCTATCTTTAACATGATAGGTCCCTATTTTGAGGGTGGTCGTGTCTTGGATCTCTATGCTGGCAGTGGCGGTCTGTCTATTGAAGCTGTGTCAAGAGGGATGTCCAGTGCTGTCTTAGTGGAACGGGAGCGAAAGGCACAAGCTATCATCGCTGAAAATATCCAGATGACCAAGGAAGTTTCCAAATTTCAGCTCTTAAAGATGGAGGCTGAACGGGCCTTGGAGCAAGTGAATGGTCCCTTTGACCTGGTTTTTTTAGACCCTCCCTATGCCAAGGAACAAATCGTTGCAGATATCGAGAAAATGGCAGAAAGAAACCTTTTCTCCGAAGAGGTCATGGTTGTCTGTGAAACCGATAAGTCTGTAGAACTTCCAGAAGAAATCGCCTGCTTAGGCATCTGGAAGGAAAAAATATATGGGATTAGTAAGGTGACGGTCTATGTCAGATAA
- a CDS encoding RNA methyltransferase: MTIITSKANSVVKNAKKLHQKKYRKSAYLIEGWHLFEEAVQAGVTIEKVFALESYRDQLVAFPQTIWVSEEILLDLADTQTPQGIVAVIQKEEVGLPDLHQGKYLFLEDVQDPGNVGTMIRTADAAGFTGVIVSDKSADIYSLKTLRSMQGSHFHLPIYRLPLATFVEEAKKSDLPILATTLSRESKDYRELSSLENFALVMGNEGQGISSVMAESADQLVHIGMKGRAESLNVAVAAGILMFYFS, translated from the coding sequence ATGACTATTATAACCTCAAAAGCCAATTCTGTGGTAAAAAATGCCAAGAAATTACATCAAAAAAAATATCGAAAGTCTGCTTATTTGATTGAAGGCTGGCACTTATTCGAAGAAGCTGTTCAAGCAGGAGTGACGATTGAAAAGGTCTTTGCCCTAGAAAGTTACCGAGATCAGCTAGTTGCTTTTCCTCAAACTATTTGGGTTTCAGAGGAGATTTTGCTAGATTTGGCAGATACGCAAACTCCTCAAGGCATTGTTGCAGTGATTCAAAAAGAAGAAGTGGGACTGCCTGATCTCCATCAGGGCAAGTATCTATTTTTAGAGGATGTTCAAGATCCTGGTAATGTGGGCACCATGATTCGGACGGCGGATGCGGCAGGTTTTACAGGGGTTATTGTTTCAGACAAGTCAGCAGATATATACAGTCTCAAGACCCTGCGTTCCATGCAAGGAAGTCATTTTCATTTGCCTATCTATCGTCTGCCTCTTGCCACCTTTGTAGAGGAGGCAAAGAAGAGCGATTTGCCCATTCTGGCAACGACCTTATCGAGAGAGTCAAAGGATTATCGTGAACTTTCTTCACTAGAGAACTTTGCTTTAGTCATGGGAAATGAAGGACAGGGGATTAGTTCTGTCATGGCTGAGAGTGCTGATCAGCTGGTTCATATTGGCATGAAAGGTCGAGCAGAAAGTCTCAACGTGGCAGTTGCAGCAGGTATATTGATGTTTTATTTCAGCTAA
- a CDS encoding DNA recombination protein RmuC translates to MEILLVILLVANLLGLFLIWQRQDKQDKYLVKSLEEQADNLSDQLDYRFEQARQSSQLDQKNLEVAVSDRLQEVRMELHQGLTQVRQEMTDNLLQTRDKTDQRLQALQESNEQRLEQMRQTVEEKLEKTLQTRLQASFETVSKQLESVNRGLGEMQTVARDVGALNKVLSGTKTRGILGELQLGQIIEDIMTPAQYEREFATVENSSERVEYAIKLPGQGDQEYVYLPIDSKFPLADYYRLEEAYEAGDKDEIERCRKSLLASVKRFAKDIKSKYLAPPRTTNFGVLFVPTEGLYSEIVRNPVFFDDLRREEQIIVAGPSTLSALLNSLSVGFKTLNIQKSADHISKTLASVKTEFGKFGGILVKAQKHLQHASGNIDELLNRRTTAIERTLRHIELSEGEPALDLLHFQEDEEEYED, encoded by the coding sequence ATGGAGATTTTACTTGTTATTTTACTAGTTGCTAATCTTCTTGGGCTCTTTCTCATTTGGCAGAGGCAGGATAAGCAAGACAAATATCTAGTCAAGAGTTTGGAGGAACAGGCAGACAATCTTTCAGATCAATTAGATTACCGCTTTGAACAAGCCAGACAGTCTAGTCAGCTTGACCAAAAAAATCTTGAAGTGGCTGTCAGCGACCGCTTGCAGGAAGTACGAATGGAATTGCATCAAGGCTTGACTCAAGTCCGTCAAGAAATGACAGATAATCTCTTGCAAACCAGAGACAAGACTGACCAACGTCTCCAAGCTTTGCAGGAATCAAATGAGCAACGTTTGGAACAAATGCGTCAAACTGTCGAGGAAAAGTTAGAAAAGACCTTGCAGACACGCTTGCAGGCTTCCTTCGAGACAGTTTCCAAACAACTGGAGTCTGTCAATCGTGGCCTGGGAGAAATGCAGACAGTTGCCCGCGATGTTGGCGCACTCAACAAAGTTCTCTCTGGGACCAAGACGCGAGGGATTCTAGGAGAATTGCAACTGGGGCAAATCATCGAAGACATCATGACACCAGCCCAGTACGAACGAGAATTTGCAACGGTTGAGAACTCTAGCGAGCGAGTGGAGTATGCCATCAAGTTACCTGGACAGGGGGACCAGGAATATGTCTATTTACCGATTGACTCCAAGTTTCCACTGGCGGATTATTACCGCTTAGAAGAAGCTTATGAAGCAGGCGATAAGGACGAAATCGAACGTTGTCGTAAGTCACTTTTAGCTAGCGTCAAGCGCTTTGCCAAGGATATCAAGAGCAAGTATCTGGCGCCGCCTCGAACGACCAATTTTGGAGTCTTGTTTGTTCCAACAGAAGGACTTTACTCAGAAATCGTCCGCAATCCTGTCTTCTTTGATGATTTGAGACGGGAGGAGCAGATTATTGTTGCTGGTCCAAGTACCCTATCAGCCCTGCTTAACTCTCTATCAGTTGGCTTCAAAACTCTCAATATCCAAAAGAGTGCAGATCATATCAGCAAGACTCTTGCTAGCGTTAAGACTGAGTTTGGCAAGTTCGGGGGGATTTTGGTTAAGGCACAAAAACATCTTCAACATGCCTCTGGCAATATTGATGAATTATTAAACCGTCGTACCACAGCTATCGAGCGGACGCTCCGTCACATTGAGTTATCAGAAGGTGAGCCTGCGCTTGATCTACTCCATTTCCAAGAAGATGAGGAAGAATATGAAGATTAG